TTATTAAAATCAATATTAACAATCTTATATTCAGCAATAGGAACTCTTGATAAATATCTACCAAGATATTTAATAATGTATTTAGGATTATTAATATCATTACCAGCTACATTAAAAAAGAACCTAACATCATTATCATAAACATTAGATACAGCTTTTTTAGCTTGTATTTTAATAATATCATTAGGATAATTAGCATTACTAATTAATTTACAAAGAGAAAACTTCCATTGATTAGCAATAGAGGGGACATGAAAGTATTTAAGTTCTTTATATTGAAATTTTTTATTAAAACCTCCAAGAGAGATGATGGCATGAATATGAGGATTAAACTTAAGGTCTCTACCAAAAGTATGAATAACAGTAATAAGTCCGTAGTTAATAATATCAGAATTAGTAAAGTAATTAGGATTAGATTTAGGGATATATATTTTTCTTTTAACTTTATCTTTGATATTATGGAATTGATATTTAAAAATATTATTAATAGCTTTAGACATTTTAGAAAGAATAGATCTATCATAAGCAATAAATTTTCTAAATTCTTTAGGGACAGTAAAAAGGACATGCCTATGAGGGATGTTAATAAATTGTTTTAAGATAGAATTAGTCCAATTAACAGAATAGTTATAACCACAAGATGGACAAAGTCTAGATTTA
The genomic region above belongs to Streptobacillus moniliformis DSM 12112 and contains:
- a CDS encoding IS91 family transposase encodes the protein MYNSNKIKSIFSKYILTNSINSIKPYFDKKHIEHINHSIHNFLNCGNLSKGFISYRCSSCNFQHKMKLTCKSRLCPSCGYNYSVNWTNSILKQFINIPHRHVLFTVPKEFRKFIAYDRSILSKMSKAINNIFKYQFHNIKDKVKRKIYIPKSNPNYFTNSDIINYGLITVIHTFGRDLKFNPHIHAIISLGGFNKKFQYKELKYFHVPSIANQWKFSLCKLISNANYPNDIIKIQAKKAVSNVYDNDVRFFFNVAGNDINNPKYIIKYLGRYLSRVPIAEYKIVNIDFNKNSLTFKFEDLSNNKEVTYSTLSFKDFVAKVLFHLPLKYFKMINRYGFYARRISSKVKMSLFYLKAQVNKKSLSLFRKNFKELWDFDPFMCPHCNIYLKRYELFIDNGLSPPIHKFYN